The following proteins are co-located in the Pararge aegeria chromosome 3, ilParAegt1.1, whole genome shotgun sequence genome:
- the LOC120637402 gene encoding neural retina-specific leucine zipper protein-like, giving the protein MVEHTQVDCSQAGAMQTLTPQPHRDADDDQLADEYVQNFELDHLEDHHLVKREPLKGGWRDLVESLPACARAYRQWPDTGPYPQPHVAIAVDPSTPPETPPALVGRSPCRAQPGEDIVWLPHMREPLDMRTVPCGSYEEWDRREWREQDHHIQQVGMRPPSSCSAISPRGGPHPSYQPSSCGDDLISDDLLMTLSVRELNKRLHGFPRDDVTRMKQKRRTLKNRGYAQNCRSKRLQQRQELELANRSLQNEVHLLQLKVARVTHECDVLKQRLSLVEREHAVPQHAGHAPPTPHSSPEFFSEL; this is encoded by the coding sequence ATGGTAGAACACACGCAGGTGGACTGCTCTCAGGCGGGTGCCATGCAAACTCTAACGCCTCAACCGCACCGCGATGCTGACGATGACCAGCTCGCCGACGAGTACGTCCAAAACTTTGAGCTGGATCATCTCGAGGATCACCATCTTGTGAAACGCGAGCCTCTAAAAGGTGGTTGGCGCGATCTCGTAGAGTCGTTACCTGCCTGTGCCCGGGCTTACAGACAATGGCCTGATACCGGCCCATACCCGCAGCCTCATGTAGCGATTGCAGTAGATCCCAGTACGCCGCCGGAAACGCCGCCCGCACTCGTCGGACGGAGTCCTTGCCGCGCTCAGCCCGGTGAAGATATTGTTTGGCTTCCTCATATGCGAGAACCTCTCGATATGCGCACCGTACCTTGTGGCAGCTACGAAGAGTGGGATAGACGCGAGTGGAGAGAACAAGACCATCATATACAGCAGGTCGGCATGCGCCCGCCAAGCTCGTGCTCCGCTATATCGCCACGAGGCGGTCCTCATCCGTCGTACCAACCTTCTTCTTGCGGAGACGACCTCATCAGCGACGACTTGCTTATGACCTTGAGCGTCCGTGAGCTTAATAAACGACTACACGGATTCCCCCGCGATGACGTGACACGGATGAAACAGAAACGCCGTACATTAAAAAATCGAGGATACGCGCAAAATTGCCGTAGTAAAAGGCTTCAGCAGCGCCAAGAGCTCGAGCTGGCGAACCGCTCGCTTCAAAACGAGGTGCATTTGCTGCAGTTGAAAGTGGCGCGCGTGACGCACGAGTGCGACGTGCTCAAGCAGAGGCTGTCGCTGGTGGAGCGCGAGCACGCGGTGCCGCAGCACGCGGGGCACGCGCCGCCCACGCCTCACTCCTCGCCGGAGTTCTTCTCGGAGCTGTGA